A window of Christiangramia forsetii KT0803 contains these coding sequences:
- the nadE gene encoding NAD(+) synthase gives MQIEKVADHIINWLKEYATKANMNGFVIGVSGGIDSAVASTLCAKTGLPTLCLEMPIHQSENQVSRARKHIDELQHNFANVSALEVNLTPVFEQFKKGVPQHRETSSVDLALANSRARLRMTTLYYFAGLHKYLVAGTGNKIEDFGVGFYTKYGDGGVDLSPIADLLKSEVYELGEYLNIIEEIMIAAPTDGLFGDSRSDEDQLGASYDELEQAMKSIENGKTELDFEGRQREVFNIYSKLNIANTHKMIPIPVCQIPVHLKK, from the coding sequence CAAAAGCGAATATGAATGGATTTGTCATTGGAGTTAGTGGTGGTATAGATTCTGCAGTAGCTTCTACTTTATGTGCTAAAACAGGGCTGCCTACACTATGTCTTGAAATGCCAATTCATCAGAGTGAAAACCAAGTAAGCAGAGCCAGAAAACATATCGATGAGCTTCAGCATAATTTTGCCAATGTAAGTGCGCTAGAGGTTAATCTTACCCCTGTTTTTGAGCAGTTCAAAAAAGGAGTTCCACAACACAGAGAAACATCTTCTGTAGACCTGGCACTTGCAAATTCCCGCGCAAGATTAAGAATGACCACGTTATATTATTTCGCCGGACTTCATAAATATCTTGTTGCAGGAACCGGGAATAAGATCGAGGATTTTGGCGTAGGATTTTACACAAAATATGGTGATGGCGGAGTAGATCTTAGTCCAATTGCAGATCTATTGAAAAGTGAAGTTTATGAATTAGGTGAATATTTGAATATTATTGAAGAAATAATGATCGCCGCACCTACCGATGGATTATTTGGTGACAGCAGAAGTGACGAAGACCAGCTTGGCGCCTCTTATGATGAACTGGAACAGGCAATGAAAAGTATAGAAAATGGCAAAACTGAATTGGATTTTGAAGGAAGACAGCGAGAAGTTTTTAATATTTACAGCAAATTAAATATTGCCAACACACACAAAATGATTCCAATCCCGGTGTGCCAGATACCCGTTCATCTGAAGAAGTAA
- a CDS encoding response regulator, with amino-acid sequence MYRVLIADHHPIILEGVKCVLQNNPALQVTGRVGSGTQLFNQLEKDAPDVLIVELDLPQINGINAIRRIKQEFPEVKTLIFSSHPEEMYALSAIKAGAAGYISKHTDNETLEKAIYQVARGGIYLNRSITEKLNSGISRGKSLITKFKKLSTRETEVLNLLSSGKRNKDIAEALDINEKTVSTYKTRLLKKLKVDNVADLITQSRLLQINTT; translated from the coding sequence ATGTATCGAGTATTAATTGCAGATCACCATCCTATCATTCTGGAAGGTGTAAAATGTGTTCTTCAAAACAATCCGGCGCTACAGGTAACTGGCAGAGTGGGAAGCGGAACTCAACTTTTTAATCAGTTAGAAAAAGATGCCCCCGATGTTTTGATCGTAGAACTGGATCTTCCTCAAATTAATGGAATCAACGCTATAAGGCGTATTAAGCAGGAGTTCCCTGAGGTTAAAACTTTGATTTTTAGCTCACATCCTGAAGAGATGTATGCTTTAAGTGCTATTAAGGCAGGAGCTGCGGGCTATATTTCTAAACATACAGATAATGAAACTTTAGAAAAGGCAATTTACCAGGTTGCCCGCGGTGGAATTTACTTGAATAGAAGTATCACTGAAAAATTAAATTCAGGAATTTCAAGAGGTAAGAGTTTGATTACAAAGTTTAAAAAACTTTCTACAAGGGAAACGGAAGTACTGAATTTACTTTCTTCTGGAAAACGAAATAAGGACATTGCCGAAGCATTAGATATTAACGAAAAAACGGTAAGCACTTATAAAACCCGACTGCTTAAAAAATTGAAAGTAGATAATGTAGCCGACCTTATTACACAATCGAGATTACTTCAAATAAATACTACATAA
- the dnaG gene encoding DNA primase has translation MISRTTIDNVFETARVEEVIGDFVQLKRSGSNLKGLSPFTDERSPSFMVSPVKQIWKDFSSGKGGNVVAFLMEHEHFNYPEAIKYLAKKYGIEIEETEQSDEQKELANERESMYLVSEYANKFFQKKMHETDEGQAIGLSYFKERGFSAETIKKFDLGYSPDDWEIFTKTALDDGYKLEFLEKTGLSIVKENKRFDRFKGRVMFPIHSMSGRVLGFGGRILSNTKKAAKYLNSPESDIYHKSKVLYGIYYAKQAIAKEDNCYLVEGYTDVIQFHQSGIENTVSSSGTALTPEQIRLINRLTKNITVLFDGDAAGTRASLRGIDLILEQGMNVKVCPFPEGEDPDSFARANNEDELREFLEENSYDFITYKASLLMDESKNDPVKKAGLIRDMVNSIAKIPDNIQREVYLQECSRIMDISEDVLYATLAQIEKKDNPSSGGSKKRKMEVVKEESTPKVKIDHLYILERNIIKILLLYGNKEEEFEDLLLKQNEDTGELELEPEKQSSKVFEKIYLDLQEDEIAFSNEDFRKLYQLLITKLNSEDEVAIENIINDLETSQSKEVTDILMQEEQYELHNWDRHDIPVKNKEQTVNQFVSQTILNLRRHLIDKKLNELLEDIRIAETEDERTDIKNEVMGFNKLRTLLSDRLGRVM, from the coding sequence TTGATCTCTAGAACTACCATAGATAATGTTTTCGAAACCGCCCGTGTAGAGGAGGTTATAGGTGATTTTGTTCAGCTAAAAAGATCGGGAAGCAATCTAAAAGGCTTGAGTCCGTTTACCGATGAACGCAGTCCGAGTTTCATGGTCTCTCCGGTAAAGCAGATCTGGAAAGATTTTAGTAGTGGAAAAGGTGGGAATGTGGTTGCTTTCTTAATGGAGCATGAGCATTTTAACTATCCGGAGGCAATTAAGTATCTCGCTAAAAAATACGGGATTGAAATCGAGGAAACTGAGCAGAGTGATGAGCAAAAGGAGCTAGCCAATGAAAGAGAGAGCATGTATCTGGTTTCAGAATATGCTAATAAGTTCTTTCAAAAAAAAATGCATGAGACCGATGAAGGTCAGGCAATAGGACTAAGTTATTTTAAGGAACGTGGTTTTTCTGCTGAAACCATTAAAAAGTTTGATCTGGGTTATTCTCCAGATGACTGGGAAATTTTTACAAAAACAGCATTAGACGACGGTTATAAATTAGAGTTTCTCGAAAAAACGGGTCTAAGCATTGTAAAAGAAAATAAGCGTTTTGACAGGTTTAAAGGAAGGGTGATGTTTCCTATTCATTCCATGTCTGGAAGAGTACTGGGTTTTGGGGGAAGAATTCTTTCAAACACTAAAAAAGCGGCAAAATACCTGAATTCACCGGAGAGTGACATTTACCACAAGAGTAAAGTTCTTTACGGAATTTATTACGCCAAACAGGCAATTGCCAAAGAAGATAATTGCTATCTCGTTGAGGGGTATACCGATGTTATTCAGTTTCATCAAAGCGGGATTGAGAATACAGTTTCTTCATCGGGAACAGCACTAACACCAGAGCAAATAAGGCTCATTAATAGGCTAACTAAGAATATAACCGTTCTTTTCGATGGGGATGCAGCGGGAACCAGAGCTTCTCTTCGTGGGATAGATCTAATCCTGGAACAGGGAATGAACGTAAAAGTTTGTCCGTTTCCAGAGGGTGAAGATCCCGATAGTTTTGCCCGGGCAAATAATGAGGATGAATTAAGGGAGTTTTTAGAAGAAAATTCTTATGATTTTATCACCTATAAAGCCTCTTTGTTGATGGATGAATCTAAGAATGATCCTGTAAAAAAGGCTGGGCTTATTCGGGATATGGTGAATAGTATCGCAAAGATTCCAGATAATATTCAACGTGAAGTTTATTTACAGGAATGTTCCAGGATCATGGATATTTCTGAAGACGTTCTTTATGCTACGCTTGCTCAAATTGAAAAGAAAGATAATCCATCTTCAGGAGGTTCTAAGAAACGAAAAATGGAGGTGGTTAAGGAAGAGTCTACTCCTAAAGTAAAAATAGATCATCTTTATATTCTGGAGCGAAATATCATTAAGATTCTGCTTTTATATGGAAACAAAGAAGAGGAGTTTGAAGATCTTTTATTAAAACAGAATGAAGATACCGGCGAATTGGAGTTAGAACCTGAAAAACAAAGTTCAAAGGTTTTTGAAAAGATTTATCTTGATCTACAGGAAGATGAAATTGCTTTTTCGAACGAAGATTTCAGAAAACTTTATCAATTACTAATTACAAAGTTGAATAGTGAGGATGAGGTAGCGATAGAGAATATTATAAATGACCTGGAAACTTCACAGTCTAAAGAGGTGACCGATATTTTGATGCAGGAAGAGCAGTATGAGCTGCATAACTGGGACCGTCATGATATTCCGGTAAAGAATAAAGAGCAAACGGTTAATCAGTTTGTGAGTCAAACTATTTTAAATCTAAGACGACATCTTATAGACAAAAAACTCAATGAACTGCTGGAAGATATAAGAATAGCAGAGACCGAGGATGAACGTACAGATATCAAAAATGAGGTAATGGGCTTTAATAAGCTCAGAACTCTTTTGTCTGATAGGCTTGGACGTGTTATGTAG
- a CDS encoding RNA polymerase sigma factor has protein sequence MVKVIQLFKNESSLIKRASVGNQDAQKRIYEMYSSKMLSICRQYIKDIQHAEDTMLKGFFKVFTHLKDFKEEGSFEGWIRKIMVREAISFLRQHKKLEFQEDMTYEASEVFNNINSEMEVADIQSLIDSLPQGYKMVFVMYAVEGYKHSEISKMLDISEGTSKSQLFKARKMLQEKLKTINSSSYGTN, from the coding sequence ATGGTAAAAGTTATACAGCTTTTTAAGAATGAATCCTCTTTGATAAAAAGAGCGTCTGTGGGAAACCAGGATGCTCAGAAAAGAATCTATGAGATGTATTCGTCAAAAATGTTGAGTATTTGCAGACAATATATTAAAGATATACAGCATGCTGAAGATACAATGCTTAAAGGCTTTTTTAAAGTTTTTACACACTTAAAAGATTTTAAGGAGGAGGGAAGTTTTGAAGGTTGGATAAGAAAGATCATGGTTAGAGAAGCCATATCTTTTTTAAGACAACACAAAAAACTGGAGTTTCAGGAAGATATGACCTATGAAGCGAGTGAGGTCTTTAATAATATAAATTCTGAAATGGAGGTAGCCGACATACAAAGTTTAATAGACAGTTTGCCCCAGGGTTATAAAATGGTCTTTGTAATGTATGCGGTAGAAGGTTACAAGCATTCTGAAATTTCGAAAATGCTTGATATAAGCGAAGGGACTTCAAAATCCCAATTATTTAAAGCACGAAAAATGCTACAGGAAAAATTAAAAACGATTAATTCATCTAGCTATGGCACCAATTAA
- the rluF gene encoding 23S rRNA pseudouridine(2604) synthase RluF — MAEEVRINKYLSQLGYCSRRAADKLIDQGRITINDKVPEMGTKVTPGDLVKVDGKPVSKEELKEPNVYIAFNKPVGIVCTTDTRVEKDNIIDYINYPKRIFPIGRLDKPSEGLIFLTNDGDIVNKILRARNNHEKEYVVSVNKPVSSEFLKKMSAGVPILDTVTRECEIEKLGHHTFRIVLTQGLNRQIRRMCEFLDYQVTSLKRIRIMNVSLDIPVGEWRDLTSEELKTINNLTDESTKTEEGSLTSTAKKANLRTGKRPRKPKS; from the coding sequence ATGGCAGAAGAAGTAAGAATAAACAAATATTTGAGTCAATTAGGATACTGCTCCAGAAGAGCAGCCGACAAACTTATTGACCAGGGTAGGATTACCATCAACGATAAAGTTCCTGAAATGGGAACTAAGGTGACTCCAGGAGATCTGGTAAAAGTAGATGGCAAACCTGTTTCCAAAGAGGAACTTAAAGAACCCAATGTTTATATCGCTTTCAATAAACCCGTTGGCATTGTTTGCACAACAGATACCCGTGTAGAAAAGGATAATATTATCGATTACATTAATTATCCAAAGAGAATCTTTCCAATAGGAAGACTTGATAAACCAAGTGAAGGATTGATCTTTTTAACCAATGATGGTGATATTGTAAACAAAATACTTCGGGCTAGAAACAATCACGAAAAGGAATATGTAGTTTCCGTTAATAAACCTGTTTCTTCAGAATTTTTAAAGAAAATGTCTGCAGGAGTTCCTATTTTAGACACTGTGACGCGTGAATGTGAGATCGAAAAACTTGGGCATCATACTTTCAGAATTGTATTGACTCAGGGATTAAACAGGCAAATTCGCCGAATGTGTGAATTTTTAGACTATCAAGTTACGTCGCTTAAAAGAATTCGTATCATGAATGTTTCTCTAGATATTCCTGTAGGAGAATGGAGGGATCTAACTTCAGAAGAATTAAAAACCATCAATAATCTAACTGATGAATCCACAAAGACCGAGGAAGGTTCTTTAACAAGCACTGCTAAAAAGGCAAATCTCAGAACAGGAAAACGACCTCGCAAACCTAAATCTTAA
- a CDS encoding VOC family protein, with translation MKVQPFHLAIPVSDLQKCRKFYKETLGCGEGRISDHWVDFNFFGHQLVIHYQDPQETKASTSNPVDGKDVPVPHFGVVLQWEVFQEFAKLLKSKNVDFVIEPYIRFEGKPGEQATMFFKDPCGNALEFKAFKNMDQLFAK, from the coding sequence ATGAAAGTACAGCCATTTCACCTCGCCATCCCTGTTTCTGATCTTCAAAAATGTAGAAAATTCTACAAGGAGACTCTGGGCTGTGGGGAAGGACGAATCAGTGATCACTGGGTAGATTTTAACTTTTTTGGTCATCAATTAGTGATTCATTATCAGGATCCACAAGAGACCAAAGCTTCAACCTCAAATCCCGTAGATGGAAAAGATGTACCAGTACCACATTTTGGAGTTGTACTTCAATGGGAGGTATTTCAAGAATTTGCGAAGTTACTAAAGAGCAAAAATGTTGATTTTGTAATAGAACCCTATATTAGATTTGAAGGAAAACCAGGAGAACAAGCGACCATGTTCTTTAAGGATCCCTGCGGGAATGCCCTGGAATTTAAAGCCTTCAAAAATATGGATCAGCTTTTTGCTAAATAA
- a CDS encoding AI-2E family transporter, whose amino-acid sequence MDRLKPSLVRQIFVLLLILFLTVLIVRETLPYLSGVLGAVTLYVILKSWMKKLVNRGWRPPLAASLLMAGSFVGILIPVTLIAIMLTSKIGKAVANSERVLKALKDQLNNIEAEIGFSISSSIDTSSITNWVSSNLQNLAGGTFNAFIAIGIMYFMLYYMLTNRESLRDSMITYIPLGKDNLRIIGEESNQLVKSNALGIPLVALVQGIIALIGFLIFGVPDPFFWFVITAIGSMIPFIGTAIGILPACILLFAQGNDFQAISLLIYGFVVVGSTDNIIRLYVLEKLASVHPLITLFGVIVGVPLFGFIGLIFGPLLVSLFLLILKIYKKEYGNSHHRL is encoded by the coding sequence ATGGATAGACTTAAACCGTCCTTAGTGCGACAGATATTTGTTCTGTTGCTCATACTTTTCTTAACGGTTTTAATTGTACGGGAAACACTACCTTATCTTTCGGGTGTTTTAGGAGCTGTCACACTATATGTAATCCTAAAAAGCTGGATGAAAAAGCTTGTAAACAGAGGGTGGAGACCTCCGTTGGCTGCTTCACTTTTAATGGCTGGCTCCTTTGTTGGAATTTTGATTCCCGTTACGCTTATTGCTATTATGCTTACTTCCAAGATTGGCAAAGCTGTCGCAAATTCAGAACGGGTACTTAAAGCGCTTAAAGATCAATTAAATAATATTGAAGCAGAAATAGGGTTCAGCATTAGCTCCAGTATAGACACTTCTTCTATTACCAATTGGGTTTCTTCAAACCTGCAAAACCTTGCCGGTGGTACATTTAATGCCTTTATAGCTATTGGTATCATGTATTTCATGCTTTACTATATGCTAACAAACCGGGAGTCTTTAAGGGACTCCATGATCACCTATATCCCATTAGGGAAAGATAATCTTAGAATCATAGGAGAAGAAAGCAATCAACTGGTAAAGTCCAATGCACTGGGAATACCGCTGGTTGCCCTGGTGCAGGGAATTATTGCCCTGATTGGTTTTTTGATATTTGGCGTTCCAGATCCCTTCTTCTGGTTCGTTATAACCGCCATAGGATCTATGATCCCATTTATAGGGACTGCTATAGGGATTCTACCCGCATGTATTCTGTTGTTTGCCCAGGGAAACGATTTTCAGGCAATATCGCTGCTTATTTATGGATTCGTGGTAGTAGGATCTACAGATAATATTATTAGATTATATGTATTAGAAAAACTTGCAAGCGTCCATCCATTAATTACGCTTTTTGGAGTGATCGTCGGAGTTCCACTATTCGGTTTTATTGGTCTCATTTTCGGGCCGTTATTAGTATCCCTTTTTCTTTTAATCCTAAAGATCTATAAAAAAGAATACGGAAACTCACACCATAGATTATAA
- a CDS encoding YkvA family protein codes for MFGKKKKEINEDYVKTEVAKINDDDVNIAMDNQEEVDRKINNSGMLQKYSELAKVMYGMLKDYRKGVYNKVPWFTIATIAFSFLYILNPLDIIPDFVPGLGYIDDMAVVTFGLRFIQSDIHNYLDWKLEQGDTTDPI; via the coding sequence ATGTTCGGAAAAAAGAAAAAAGAAATAAATGAAGACTACGTAAAAACAGAAGTTGCCAAGATTAATGATGATGATGTTAACATTGCTATGGACAACCAGGAAGAAGTTGATAGAAAGATCAATAACTCAGGGATGCTTCAAAAGTATAGCGAACTAGCTAAAGTAATGTATGGGATGCTAAAAGATTATAGAAAAGGAGTTTATAACAAAGTGCCATGGTTTACGATTGCTACCATTGCTTTCTCTTTTCTGTATATTTTAAATCCATTAGATATTATTCCAGATTTTGTACCTGGGCTGGGATACATTGATGACATGGCGGTAGTTACCTTTGGCTTAAGATTTATACAGTCTGACATTCATAATTATCTGGACTGGAAATTGGAACAAGGCGATACTACCGATCCTATTTAA
- a CDS encoding bifunctional 5,10-methylenetetrahydrofolate dehydrogenase/5,10-methenyltetrahydrofolate cyclohydrolase: MTILDGKKISNDIKDEIAGEVTKIKKRGEKVPHLAAIIVGKDGASMTYVNSKVKACERVGFESSLFRLPHTVSELELLDKIEELNENDDIDGFIVQLPLPPQINTQKVLNAVDPDKDVDGFHPTNFGKMALDMTSFIPATPFGILELLERYDIPTKGKHTVVIGRSYIVGRPMSILMGRSGFPGNSTVTLTHEFTKNITQVTSQADIIIIAVGIPDFLKGEMIKDDAVIIDVGITRVPDDHAERGYVIKGDVDFENVSKRASFITPVPGGVGPMTVSMLLKNTLLARERHHKRAVDAKK; this comes from the coding sequence ATGACTATTCTCGATGGTAAAAAGATCAGTAATGATATAAAAGATGAAATTGCTGGGGAGGTTACCAAAATTAAGAAACGGGGAGAGAAAGTACCGCATCTTGCCGCAATTATTGTAGGTAAGGACGGTGCGAGTATGACTTATGTGAATTCCAAAGTTAAAGCCTGCGAAAGAGTAGGTTTTGAATCCTCACTTTTCAGACTTCCACATACGGTGAGTGAGCTGGAACTGCTGGATAAGATCGAAGAGCTCAACGAAAATGACGATATAGACGGATTTATTGTTCAGCTTCCTTTACCCCCCCAGATAAATACCCAGAAAGTATTGAATGCCGTAGATCCTGATAAAGATGTAGATGGATTCCATCCTACAAATTTCGGGAAAATGGCGTTGGATATGACGAGTTTCATTCCGGCTACCCCTTTTGGAATATTAGAACTTTTAGAGCGTTATGATATTCCGACAAAAGGCAAGCATACGGTTGTTATTGGTAGAAGTTATATTGTTGGGAGACCTATGAGTATTTTAATGGGAAGAAGCGGATTCCCGGGGAATTCTACAGTGACGTTAACTCACGAATTCACAAAGAATATTACCCAGGTAACTTCACAGGCAGATATTATAATTATTGCCGTGGGTATTCCAGATTTTCTTAAAGGTGAAATGATCAAGGATGATGCAGTGATCATCGATGTTGGAATTACAAGGGTTCCAGACGATCATGCCGAACGAGGTTATGTGATTAAAGGAGATGTTGATTTTGAAAATGTAAGTAAACGTGCGTCGTTTATCACACCTGTGCCCGGTGGAGTAGGGCCCATGACCGTTTCGATGTTGTTGAAAAACACGCTTCTAGCCAGAGAGCGACATCATAAAAGAGCTGTTGATGCTAAAAAATAG
- a CDS encoding four helix bundle protein: MDFKSLKAYVIAFELAMKIFEISKKFPKEETYSLTDQIRRSSRSVCSNIAEAYRKRNYPNHFKSKLTDSDSENAETQSWLHFAKECGYLTKLEFEESNLKSEEVGKILNYMINNPGKFGVKVQ, encoded by the coding sequence ATGGATTTTAAATCTTTAAAGGCTTATGTGATAGCATTTGAGTTAGCCATGAAGATTTTCGAAATTTCAAAAAAGTTTCCAAAAGAAGAAACTTATAGTTTAACGGACCAGATTCGTAGAAGTTCCAGGTCGGTTTGTTCTAATATAGCAGAAGCATATCGAAAAAGGAATTATCCCAATCATTTCAAAAGCAAATTAACTGATAGTGATTCAGAAAATGCAGAGACCCAGAGCTGGTTGCATTTTGCAAAAGAGTGTGGATATCTTACGAAGCTTGAATTTGAGGAGTCGAATCTGAAAAGTGAAGAAGTAGGAAAGATTTTAAATTATATGATAAATAATCCTGGCAAATTTGGAGTTAAGGTGCAATAA
- the ffh gene encoding signal recognition particle protein yields the protein MFDNLSDKLDSAFHVLKGHGQITEINVAESLKEVRRALVDADVNYKIAKEFTNTVKERALGQDVLTTLKPGQLMVKLVKDELTELMGGEAEGINLSGDPSVILMSGLQGSGKTTFSGKLANFLKNKKTKKPLLVACDVYRPAAINQLHVVGEQVGVEVYSDEGNQDPVAISKDAIAYAKENGHNVVIIDTAGRLAVDEAMMTEISNIHEAIQPQETLFVVDSMTGQDAVNTAKTFNERLNFDGVILTKLDGDTRGGAAISIKSVVNKPIKFIGTGEKMDAIDIFYPSRMADRILGMGDVVSLVERAQEQYDEEEARKLQKKIAKNAFGFDDFLNQLQQIKKMGSMKDLMGMIPGAGKMLKDVDIDDDAFKGIEAIIHSMTPEERSEPKVINASRKKRIAKGSGTTVQEVNQLLKQFNQMGKMMKMMQGGGGRKMMQMMKGMQ from the coding sequence ATGTTTGATAATTTAAGCGATAAGTTAGATAGTGCCTTTCACGTCCTGAAAGGGCATGGGCAGATTACAGAGATAAACGTTGCGGAAAGCCTCAAAGAGGTTCGCCGTGCTTTGGTTGATGCCGATGTTAACTACAAAATAGCCAAAGAATTTACCAATACGGTAAAAGAAAGGGCTCTTGGTCAGGACGTATTGACTACCCTTAAGCCGGGACAGTTGATGGTAAAGCTTGTTAAAGATGAGCTTACCGAATTGATGGGTGGAGAAGCTGAAGGAATTAATCTTTCTGGAGATCCTTCTGTGATTTTAATGTCTGGCTTACAGGGTAGTGGTAAAACAACGTTTTCTGGTAAACTCGCAAATTTTCTAAAAAACAAGAAAACAAAAAAACCTTTATTGGTAGCCTGTGATGTATACCGTCCTGCAGCGATCAACCAGCTTCATGTAGTTGGGGAACAGGTGGGTGTTGAGGTGTATTCTGATGAAGGAAATCAGGATCCGGTTGCGATCTCTAAAGATGCAATTGCCTATGCCAAAGAAAATGGTCACAATGTGGTGATTATTGATACCGCGGGTCGACTTGCAGTAGATGAGGCGATGATGACCGAGATCTCAAATATTCATGAGGCAATCCAACCACAGGAAACACTATTTGTAGTGGATTCTATGACTGGTCAGGATGCGGTGAATACAGCCAAAACCTTCAACGAAAGGCTGAATTTTGACGGGGTGATCCTTACAAAATTAGATGGTGATACTCGTGGTGGTGCGGCAATCTCAATTAAATCTGTTGTAAATAAACCTATCAAGTTCATCGGTACCGGTGAAAAGATGGATGCGATTGATATTTTTTATCCTTCGCGTATGGCCGACAGGATTCTGGGGATGGGGGATGTTGTTTCCCTTGTAGAGAGAGCCCAGGAGCAGTATGATGAAGAGGAAGCGAGAAAGCTTCAGAAAAAAATTGCAAAGAACGCATTTGGTTTTGATGATTTTCTGAATCAGCTTCAGCAGATCAAGAAAATGGGATCTATGAAAGATCTTATGGGAATGATCCCGGGAGCAGGAAAGATGCTAAAGGATGTTGATATTGATGACGATGCTTTTAAAGGTATTGAAGCCATTATCCATTCTATGACTCCGGAAGAAAGAAGCGAGCCAAAGGTGATCAATGCGAGCAGAAAGAAAAGAATTGCCAAAGGTTCCGGGACTACGGTTCAGGAAGTGAATCAGCTTTTGAAGCAATTCAACCAGATGGGTAAAATGATGAAGATGATGCAAGGTGGCGGTGGCCGAAAAATGATGCAAATGATGAAGGGGATGCAATAA